From Micromonospora sp. NBC_01699, a single genomic window includes:
- a CDS encoding MFS transporter encodes MTNPTRSTPAPGRSASPAATLTILAIAQFLIALDYSIVYIALPRIGAEFDLTESSIQWVVSGYAVFFAGFLVVGGRASDRFGPRNLFIVAMAAFGIAALAGGLATAPALLLVARALQGIAAAALQPAVISLINTSFAAGPARNRALGVWGTVGASGLAAGVVVGGLLSTASWRWVFLINLPLALICAMGAPRLLPRMRPPTTGHGQLNVPSAILCTGTVLSTALALTWASSHGWTDGGTLAAFATAAALLIGFVLRERHSTQPLVDPLLRRTRSLLVGCGATALYMASVGNQFFVLTLLLQQLRGYGPIAAGMAFLPMAVAIAVANSVAARIVAALGVRLALTLAFVGNAAGLLLLAIQVQGDNYVLHLLPGLLITGFAHGVTYVSMFIAGTADVEDRNQGVGSALMTTAQYMAGALGIAVLVLVLGTDPDAGSFGAAFVATALAAAAGAVLVWFGLHRRGSTGSTGSTPATGDTPATGSTQTIGGTPATGDTPATGNTPDRSGAADRRGAGTLDRPAHVVAAGPERSRS; translated from the coding sequence ATGACCAACCCCACCCGATCCACACCGGCACCCGGCAGGTCGGCGTCCCCCGCCGCCACCCTGACCATTCTCGCGATCGCCCAGTTCCTGATCGCCCTCGACTACTCCATCGTCTACATCGCCCTGCCTCGCATCGGCGCCGAGTTCGACCTGACCGAGAGCTCCATCCAGTGGGTGGTGAGCGGGTACGCGGTGTTCTTCGCGGGCTTCCTCGTCGTCGGCGGGCGGGCCTCCGACCGGTTCGGGCCCCGGAACCTGTTCATCGTGGCGATGGCGGCGTTCGGGATCGCCGCGCTCGCCGGCGGCCTGGCCACCGCCCCCGCATTGCTGCTGGTGGCCCGCGCGTTGCAGGGCATCGCCGCCGCCGCCCTCCAGCCGGCGGTCATCTCCCTGATCAACACCTCGTTCGCCGCCGGTCCGGCCCGCAACCGGGCGCTCGGCGTCTGGGGTACGGTCGGCGCGTCCGGCCTGGCCGCCGGGGTGGTCGTCGGCGGGCTGCTGAGCACCGCTTCCTGGCGCTGGGTCTTCCTGATCAACCTGCCGCTCGCGCTGATCTGCGCGATGGGCGCGCCCCGGCTGCTGCCCCGGATGCGTCCGCCGACCACCGGACACGGTCAGCTCAACGTGCCCAGCGCGATCCTGTGCACCGGCACCGTGCTCTCCACCGCGCTCGCCCTGACCTGGGCATCCAGCCACGGCTGGACGGACGGCGGCACGCTGGCCGCGTTCGCCACCGCCGCCGCCCTGCTGATCGGCTTCGTCCTGCGGGAACGGCACAGCACCCAGCCGCTGGTCGACCCGCTGCTGCGACGTACCCGGTCACTCCTGGTCGGCTGCGGGGCCACCGCGCTGTACATGGCCAGTGTCGGTAACCAGTTCTTCGTGCTCACCCTGCTGCTCCAGCAGCTTCGCGGGTACGGCCCGATCGCGGCCGGCATGGCGTTCCTGCCGATGGCGGTGGCGATCGCGGTCGCGAACTCGGTGGCGGCCCGGATCGTCGCCGCGCTCGGCGTCCGGCTGGCCCTGACCCTGGCCTTCGTCGGCAACGCGGCCGGTCTGCTGTTGCTGGCCATTCAGGTCCAGGGCGACAACTACGTGCTGCACCTGCTGCCCGGCCTGCTGATCACCGGTTTCGCGCACGGCGTCACGTACGTGTCGATGTTCATCGCCGGCACCGCCGACGTGGAGGACCGCAACCAGGGTGTCGGCAGCGCCCTGATGACCACTGCCCAGTACATGGCCGGCGCCCTCGGGATCGCCGTGCTGGTGCTGGTACTCGGCACCGACCCGGACGCGGGCAGCTTCGGCGCCGCCTTCGTCGCCACCGCCCTGGCCGCCGCCGCCGGCGCGGTCCTGGTCTGGTTCGGCCTGCACCGGCGCGGCAGCACCGGCAGCACCGGCAGCACCCCGGCAACCGGCGACACACCGGCGACCGGCAGCACCCAGACGATCGGCGGCACCCCGGCGACCGGCGACACACCGGCGACGGGCAACACGCCGGATCGGTCGGGCGCGGCCGATCGACGCGGTGCCGGGACGCTCGACCGGCCGGCGCACGTCGTGGCCGCCGGCCCCGAGCGGAGCCGATCGTGA
- a CDS encoding HAD family hydrolase: protein MTTAILFDVDGTLVDTPGGMTTVLRMVVAEHGRSATDNQLRRTVGRPLTASFATLLGLPVDHREVDRAANRARELFTETVIPSASRLVFPGVPELLAALRDHGHPLAVVTSKVRPSAIELLTATGLLDAFDTLACHGMAERGKPHPDLALLAADALGVPPAHCVVVGDALDDIRMANAAGMTSFGVTTGVSSRAELLLAGARAVYGGPATLGPALLPDEPAFRPVPLDLGQR from the coding sequence GTGACCACCGCGATCCTCTTCGACGTCGACGGCACCCTGGTCGACACGCCGGGCGGGATGACCACGGTGCTGCGCATGGTCGTCGCCGAGCACGGCCGCAGCGCCACCGACAACCAACTACGCCGTACGGTCGGTCGCCCGCTGACCGCGTCGTTCGCCACCCTGCTCGGGTTGCCCGTCGACCACCGCGAGGTGGACCGGGCCGCGAACCGGGCCCGTGAGCTGTTCACCGAGACGGTCATCCCGTCCGCCAGCCGCCTGGTCTTCCCCGGCGTACCCGAACTGCTCGCCGCCCTGCGCGACCACGGTCATCCGCTGGCGGTGGTCACCAGCAAGGTACGCCCCAGCGCCATCGAGCTGCTGACCGCGACCGGGCTGCTCGACGCGTTCGACACGCTCGCCTGCCACGGCATGGCCGAGCGCGGCAAGCCGCACCCCGACCTGGCGCTGCTGGCCGCCGACGCGCTCGGCGTGCCGCCCGCCCACTGCGTCGTCGTCGGCGACGCGCTGGACGACATCCGGATGGCCAACGCCGCCGGTATGACCTCGTTCGGTGTCACCACCGGCGTGTCCAGCCGGGCCGAACTCCTGCTCGCCGGTGCCCGCGCGGTCTACGGCGGACCGGCCACGCTCGGCCCGGCGCTGCTCCCAGACGAACCCGCTTTCCGTCCCGTCCCGCTCGACCTCGGCCAAAGGTGA
- a CDS encoding pseudouridine-5'-phosphate glycosidase: MNEYFSLSAEVADALASGRPVVALESSGVVHGLSYPLNLETALDMDKAIRANGAVPARTGIVDGRFVVGMSEEQVALFATTKDIPKVSTRDIGPALAGRGHGGTTVSASMVAADQVGIDVFAVAGIGGVHFGAERSFDISADLVEFTRHRIAVVCAGAKSLLDPALTMEYLETLGVPVVGYRCDDFPAYYSVSSGVRNPRRLDDLGELAEAIRLHWALGNDGGFLVTHPIDELDALPSEEIYALVREVQAEAEAAGVQGPAMTPYILSRVSVATSGRTAAANRSVLLSTSALAAEVAVALREPS; this comes from the coding sequence ATGAACGAGTACTTCTCACTTTCCGCCGAGGTCGCCGACGCGCTGGCGTCCGGTCGACCCGTGGTGGCCCTGGAATCCTCGGGCGTCGTCCACGGCCTGAGCTACCCGCTCAACCTGGAGACCGCTCTGGACATGGACAAGGCGATCCGGGCCAACGGCGCGGTACCGGCCCGGACCGGAATCGTCGACGGTCGGTTCGTCGTCGGCATGTCCGAGGAGCAGGTAGCGCTGTTCGCCACCACGAAGGACATCCCGAAGGTCAGCACCCGGGACATCGGCCCGGCCCTGGCCGGCCGCGGTCACGGCGGGACCACCGTCTCGGCCAGCATGGTCGCCGCCGACCAGGTCGGCATCGACGTGTTCGCGGTGGCCGGGATCGGCGGTGTGCACTTCGGCGCCGAGCGGAGCTTCGACATCTCGGCGGACCTGGTCGAGTTCACCCGGCACCGGATCGCCGTCGTCTGCGCCGGCGCGAAGTCACTGCTGGACCCGGCGCTGACCATGGAGTACCTGGAAACCCTCGGCGTGCCGGTGGTCGGCTACCGGTGCGACGACTTCCCGGCGTACTACAGCGTCTCCAGCGGCGTACGCAACCCGCGTCGGCTCGATGACCTGGGCGAGCTGGCCGAGGCGATCCGACTGCACTGGGCGCTCGGCAACGACGGCGGGTTCCTGGTCACCCACCCGATCGACGAGCTGGACGCGCTGCCCTCGGAGGAGATCTACGCGCTGGTCCGCGAGGTCCAGGCCGAGGCGGAGGCGGCCGGGGTGCAGGGGCCGGCGATGACCCCGTACATCCTGAGTCGGGTGTCGGTGGCGACCTCGGGTCGGACCGCCGCAGCGAACCGGTCGGTGCTCCTGTCCACCAGCGCCCTCGCCGCCGAGGTCGCCGTCGCGCTGCGGGAGCCGTCGTGA
- a CDS encoding ectoine synthase — protein sequence MIVKTRSQVPAVDWGNGTSFRLLVEGDNMGFAIAHTVVAAGSKSPLHYRNHLEACYCVSGRGQVIAGGVTHAIEPGVLYALDQHDEHFLIADPEQDMELISVFNPPLRGDERHNFDANGFSEY from the coding sequence ATGATCGTCAAGACCAGGTCCCAGGTTCCCGCCGTCGACTGGGGCAACGGCACCAGCTTCCGGCTACTCGTCGAGGGCGACAACATGGGCTTCGCCATCGCCCACACCGTCGTCGCCGCCGGCTCCAAGTCGCCGCTGCACTACCGCAACCACCTTGAGGCCTGCTACTGCGTCTCCGGCCGCGGTCAGGTGATCGCCGGTGGCGTCACCCACGCCATCGAGCCCGGCGTCCTCTACGCCCTCGACCAGCACGACGAGCACTTCCTGATCGCCGATCCGGAACAGGACATGGAGCTGATCAGCGTGTTCAACCCGCCGCTGCGCGGCGACGAGCGGCACAACTTCGACGCGAACGGGTTCTCCGAGTACTAA
- a CDS encoding acyl carrier protein: MAHEAEIRQFIVTAFAPDIPADQLPDHLDLLDSGVVDSLGLLRLIAWVGDRYDIPVEDQNISPVQFSSVAAIAAFVRDTHSLV, translated from the coding sequence ATGGCCCACGAGGCCGAGATCCGGCAGTTCATCGTCACCGCGTTCGCCCCCGACATTCCCGCCGACCAGCTCCCGGACCACCTGGACCTGCTCGACAGCGGGGTCGTCGACAGCCTCGGGCTGTTGCGCCTCATCGCCTGGGTCGGCGACCGCTACGACATCCCGGTCGAGGACCAGAACATCTCGCCCGTCCAGTTCAGCTCGGTGGCCGCGATCGCCGCCTTCGTCCGGGACACGCACAGCCTCGTCTGA
- a CDS encoding AfsR/SARP family transcriptional regulator yields the protein MSLRLLGPVELISGDRSVNLGGARQRIVLAVLGLNANRVVPVDQLIDAVWGAVPPTTARSQIQICISILRRLFDEAGRPKAISTRPPGYLLQSDSAEVDSLRFAALVAEARRQVDAGAKAEAADTLRTALALWRGAALAGVPSEQVQRAATVLEDQRLAAIEERIQLDLELGAHQKVVSELQGLVGEHPLRERLHAFLMLALYRCGRQADALKAARQAREVLTEELGLDPGEELQRLERAILQRDPALGVTDERPPAAPPPAAPKWSPPQPRTSMVVLPHQLPASITDFVGREQQLDQIRRLLGPEPDGDQAFRGMPIVVISGMGGVGKSSLAVRAAHELSARYPDGQLYADMRSWDRQDHTAKLLARFLRALGVTGSAIPDGIEERGELYRSMLSGKRLLLVLDDVPPDVQVLPLLPGSSSCAVVITSRVRLTGLPGARQVDLDVFDLSQSLEMLTAMIGRDRIDAGQDDAAELANLCGGLPLALRITGARLTSRPHWRLGGLVHRLRDEARRLDEFAHHGLELRSNIELAYQALDDAAQRLFRLCSVMRAPDFPSWTAAALLDSSALEAEDILESLVDAQLVDIVQYPDASPRYRLHDLIRVYAAEKLHEVEPEREHLAALNRVLSGWLALAEEAHRSDYGGNYTTLHGTAPRWTMDPADARRHIGDPADWWEAERRALIVAVRQSADAGLAELCWDLALTAVSLFESKGYFDDWQECANTAYAAAERAGNRLGLAAMRYSLGTLHMFQTRLAEADDCFSTALRIFAEVGSEHGRALVLRNAAHIDSLRGDTPSMLTKYGQSLEIMRRVGDRIGEAHIMRSLARHRMDDGDHHGAIELLDQALTICRETGCLRVEAQVVHRFAEVYLATDQIDLARQSLHRVLRIVRDTGDRIGETHALYGLGMLRYREGRPENAEMILVHTLDRSRRLGERLIEARSRYSLGEIALATGRITVGVGHLREARELFRQLGSTVWHERASSLLAEADLLSAGPIPEDGTGTGRQVPLPA from the coding sequence ATGAGTCTGCGACTCCTTGGTCCGGTGGAACTGATAAGTGGTGACCGGTCGGTGAACCTGGGAGGAGCGCGCCAGCGCATCGTCCTGGCGGTGCTGGGTCTCAACGCCAACCGCGTGGTCCCGGTGGACCAGCTCATCGACGCGGTCTGGGGCGCGGTCCCGCCCACCACCGCCCGCAGCCAGATCCAGATCTGCATCTCCATCCTGCGCCGTCTGTTCGACGAAGCCGGTCGTCCCAAAGCGATCAGCACCCGCCCGCCGGGCTACCTCCTCCAGTCCGACAGCGCGGAAGTGGACAGCCTCCGCTTCGCCGCGCTGGTCGCCGAGGCCCGACGACAGGTTGACGCGGGCGCGAAAGCCGAGGCCGCCGACACCCTGCGCACGGCGCTCGCCCTGTGGCGCGGCGCCGCCCTCGCCGGCGTGCCCAGCGAGCAGGTCCAGCGGGCCGCCACCGTACTGGAGGACCAGCGACTCGCGGCCATCGAGGAGCGCATCCAGCTCGACCTGGAACTGGGCGCGCACCAGAAGGTGGTCAGCGAGTTACAGGGCCTGGTCGGAGAACACCCGCTCCGCGAGCGACTGCACGCCTTCCTCATGCTCGCGCTCTACCGGTGCGGCCGGCAGGCCGACGCGCTCAAGGCGGCACGCCAGGCCCGGGAGGTGCTCACCGAGGAACTCGGGCTGGACCCGGGTGAGGAACTCCAACGCCTGGAGCGGGCCATCCTGCAACGCGATCCAGCACTCGGTGTCACCGACGAACGACCGCCGGCAGCCCCACCGCCGGCGGCTCCGAAGTGGAGCCCGCCACAGCCGCGTACGTCGATGGTGGTCCTCCCCCACCAGCTTCCGGCGAGCATCACCGACTTCGTCGGCCGGGAGCAGCAGCTCGACCAGATCCGCCGGCTGCTCGGCCCAGAGCCAGACGGCGACCAGGCGTTCCGGGGCATGCCGATCGTGGTCATCTCCGGCATGGGCGGAGTCGGCAAGTCCAGCCTCGCCGTCCGCGCCGCCCACGAACTCAGCGCCCGCTACCCCGATGGGCAGCTCTACGCCGACATGCGCTCCTGGGACCGGCAGGACCACACCGCCAAGCTGCTCGCCCGGTTTCTCCGCGCCCTCGGCGTGACCGGGTCGGCCATCCCCGACGGAATCGAGGAACGCGGCGAGCTGTACCGCAGCATGCTCTCCGGCAAACGACTGCTCTTGGTCCTCGACGACGTCCCGCCCGATGTGCAGGTGCTGCCCCTGCTGCCGGGCAGCTCCTCCTGCGCGGTCGTGATCACCAGCCGGGTACGCCTCACCGGCCTGCCCGGCGCGCGCCAGGTCGACCTGGACGTCTTCGACCTGTCGCAGTCGCTGGAGATGCTGACCGCGATGATCGGACGGGACCGGATCGACGCCGGCCAGGACGACGCCGCCGAACTGGCGAACCTGTGCGGCGGCCTGCCGCTGGCACTGCGGATCACCGGCGCCCGGCTGACCTCCCGACCGCACTGGCGGCTCGGTGGGCTGGTGCACCGGCTACGGGACGAGGCGCGTCGACTGGACGAGTTCGCCCACCACGGGCTGGAACTGCGCTCCAACATCGAGCTGGCGTACCAGGCCCTGGACGACGCGGCGCAACGACTGTTCCGGCTCTGCTCGGTAATGCGGGCCCCGGACTTCCCGAGCTGGACCGCGGCGGCCCTGCTGGACAGCAGCGCGCTTGAGGCCGAGGACATCCTGGAAAGCCTGGTCGACGCCCAGCTCGTCGACATCGTGCAGTACCCGGACGCCTCGCCGCGCTACCGCCTGCACGACCTGATCCGGGTGTACGCGGCCGAGAAGCTGCACGAGGTGGAGCCGGAGCGGGAGCACCTCGCGGCGCTGAACCGGGTCCTGAGCGGCTGGTTGGCCCTCGCCGAGGAGGCGCACCGCAGCGATTACGGCGGCAACTACACCACCCTGCACGGCACCGCGCCCCGGTGGACCATGGACCCGGCCGACGCCCGCAGGCACATCGGCGACCCGGCGGACTGGTGGGAGGCCGAACGGCGGGCGCTGATCGTCGCCGTCCGGCAGTCCGCCGACGCCGGCCTGGCGGAACTCTGCTGGGATCTCGCGCTGACCGCGGTCAGCCTCTTCGAATCCAAGGGGTACTTCGACGACTGGCAGGAGTGCGCCAACACGGCGTACGCCGCCGCCGAGCGGGCCGGCAACCGGCTCGGCCTGGCGGCGATGCGCTACTCGCTGGGCACCCTGCACATGTTCCAGACCCGACTCGCCGAGGCCGACGACTGCTTCTCCACCGCGCTGAGGATCTTCGCCGAGGTGGGGAGCGAGCACGGCCGTGCCCTGGTGCTGCGCAACGCGGCGCACATCGACAGCCTGCGCGGGGACACCCCGTCGATGCTGACGAAGTACGGCCAGTCGCTGGAGATCATGCGCCGGGTCGGCGACCGGATCGGCGAGGCGCACATCATGCGCAGCCTGGCCCGGCACCGGATGGACGACGGTGACCACCACGGGGCGATCGAACTGCTCGACCAGGCCCTGACCATCTGCCGGGAGACCGGCTGCCTACGGGTCGAGGCCCAGGTGGTGCACCGGTTCGCCGAGGTCTACCTGGCCACCGACCAGATCGATCTGGCCCGACAGTCGCTGCACCGGGTGCTGCGCATCGTCCGGGACACCGGCGACCGGATCGGCGAGACCCACGCCCTGTACGGCCTGGGCATGCTCCGGTACCGCGAGGGACGGCCGGAAAACGCCGAGATGATCCTCGTCCACACCCTGGACCGGTCCCGCCGGCTCGGCGAGCGGCTGATCGAGGCACGGTCCCGGTACTCCCTCGGCGAGATCGCCCTGGCGACCGGCCGGATCACCGTCGGGGTGGGCCACCTGCGCGAGGCCCGCGAGCTGTTCCGGCAGCTCGGCTCGACCGTCTGGCACGAGCGGGCCAGTTCGCTGCTGGCCGAGGCGGATCTGCTCTCCGCCGGCCCGATCCCCGAAGACGGCACCGGCACCGGCCGTCAGGTCCCGCTCCCGGCCTAG